Below is a genomic region from Staphylococcus carnosus.
TCTGTCGCATCAAGCACTTTTTGAACCGTCAACACTTGAGATACAATTTCTCCAGCTTCTAAGTTTCTTTTCAAACCGCCAAGAGTAGATGCACAGAAAGTACAACCGATACGGCAGCCCACTTGTGTCGTTACACAAACAGAATTTCCATATTCATGACGCATCAAAACAGTTTCAATTGTATAACCATCTTGTAATTCAAATAAGAATTTGATTGTACCATCACGACTTTCTTGTTTTACAACCGTTTCTAAAGTCGTCATCGTAAAGTTGTCTTTTAATACTTCTCGCAAGTCTTTAGATAAGTTCGTCATTTCATCGATACTATCGACACGTTTTTCATAGAGCCATTGAAAAATCTGCTTTGCTCTAAATTTCTGTTGGCCATGTTCAACCAACCAATCCTGCATTTCTTCATATCGCAATGAATAGATTGATTGTTTATCAAAATCAGGAAGAAAACGATTCTTTTTCTTCTTTTGGGTAGTAATCATTACTTATTTTCCTTTCTTCTTATCTTTGTAATAAAGAAACCATCTGAATCAAAGTCTTGCGGTAAGATTTGTAGGGTCTTTACTTCCTCTTTCGTTCTCGGATGTGAAAATGGTTCAAATTCAAAGTCCTTGTTTTGTTTTAAAAATGTGTAAATCACATTTTCGTTTTCCATCTGTTCTATTGTACATGTTGAATAGACAATTACGCCACCCGGCTTTACAGAATCTTTAATATTATTCATAATTTCGAGCTGCAATTCAACTAAATTATTAATTGTTTCAGGCGTTTGCATATATTTAATTTCAGGTTTATGGCGCAATACACCTAACCCGCTGCATGGCGCATCTACTAAAATTTTATCATACATTTTTTCATAAGGTTTTGTGTCATCATGCTGAAAAGCAGTCACATTTTTCAAACGCAGCTTGCGCACATTATGTTCAATCAAATCAATTTTATGTTCATGAATATCAGTCGCATCAACATGTCCTGTGCCATCTAATAATTCCGCAGTTTGACACGCTTTACCGCCCGGTGCACTGCAAGCATCTAAAATATCATCCCCTTCAGCAGGCGCTAATATTTGAGCCACAAACATCGAACTTTTATCTTGAATAGATACAATGCCATCTTTAAAAGCACGGCTTTCAGCTACCGGTTTGCCTGAAGCATGCAGACAATACTCAATATCTGAATCTTGAACGACCGTATAGCCTTCATCTTGTAATTGTTGAATAGCTTGTGCCACTGTTTTTCTTGTAAGATTGACACGCACCGTTTGTCCAGGTCGTTCAAGCATTGATTGCGCAATACGTTCTGTTGTGTCAACGCCATAATGCGTCACCCAGTGTTTCACAATCCATTTTGGCAT
It encodes:
- the rsmB gene encoding 16S rRNA (cytosine(967)-C(5))-methyltransferase RsmB, producing the protein MMENVRALAFETLEAIFQDKAYSNLKLNEVLKANELSRADKNLLTELVYGTIKRKITLEYYLKPFVQTRIKGWMRHLLWMSIYQYQYLDKVPDHAIINEAVEIAKVRGGLHNSKVVNGILRNMMRSNLPNPADIKDDKQRISIMYSMPKWIVKHWVTHYGVDTTERIAQSMLERPGQTVRVNLTRKTVAQAIQQLQDEGYTVVQDSDIEYCLHASGKPVAESRAFKDGIVSIQDKSSMFVAQILAPAEGDDILDACSAPGGKACQTAELLDGTGHVDATDIHEHKIDLIEHNVRKLRLKNVTAFQHDDTKPYEKMYDKILVDAPCSGLGVLRHKPEIKYMQTPETINNLVELQLEIMNNIKDSVKPGGVIVYSTCTIEQMENENVIYTFLKQNKDFEFEPFSHPRTKEEVKTLQILPQDFDSDGFFITKIRRKENK